One Helicoverpa armigera isolate CAAS_96S chromosome 12, ASM3070526v1, whole genome shotgun sequence DNA window includes the following coding sequences:
- the LOC110382706 gene encoding transmembrane protein 138, with the protein MKLSTPRYTFCLFFQLIFMLCDLLFNCVSLFPRSRDGLLVLFIFQDLFLVLSITTMLMTFFSTYLFQAGLVEVLARKFRAAGAVCAAYVLASVALHAAWLLDKWAEPESVSTPLLICLFTLQRCLSPWYYFFYKRAALRVSDPRFYEDIDWINQQLQAH; encoded by the exons atGAAGTTATCTACGCCCAGatacacattttgtttattttttcagcttATATTCATGCTTTGTGAtctattatttaattgtgttaGCTTATTTCCCCGGAGTCGTGATGGGCTTCTTGTATTATTCat ATTTCAAGATTTATTCCTCGTGTTATCCATTACAACAATGCTGATGACATTCTtctcaacatatttatttcaa GCCGGGCTGGTGGAGGTGCTGGCGCGCAAGTTCCGCGCGGCGGGCGCCGTGTGCGCGGCCTACGTGCTCGCCAGCGTGGCGCTGCACGCCGCCTGGCTGCTGGACAAGTGGGCCGAGCCGGAGTCGGTCTCCACACCGCTGCTGATCTGCCTGTTCACTCTGCAGCGCTGCC TGTCTCCGTGGTACTATTTCTTCTACAAGAGAGCAGCACTACGAGTCAGCGACCCCCGCTTCTATGAAGACATAGATTGGATCAACCAGCAACTACAGgctcattaa